From Astyanax mexicanus isolate ESR-SI-001 chromosome 16, AstMex3_surface, whole genome shotgun sequence, one genomic window encodes:
- the nxph2b gene encoding neurexophilin-2b: MPRPLSALLLLLCLHAVTWGVEPGATAGPQGWRESDKDESFSTQDLRSALLKPLRLFARPSPPVAVRRNEAPQPGAVQDPWTWLSNRTDNEETLARAKRRPIVKTGKFKKMFGWGDFHSTIKTIKLNLLITGKIVDHGNGTFSVYFRHNSTGLGNVSVSLVPPSKVVDFEIIQQETVDISKDGKAFNCRVEYEKTDRSKRTSLCSHDSARVCFQEQTQSHVSWLCSKPFKVICIYIDFFSADYKLVQKVCPDYNYHSDTPYTSMG, from the exons ATGCCCAGACCTCTctctgccctgctgctgctgctctgcctgCATGCG GTTACATGGGGCGTGGAACCCGGCGCGACAGCAGGTCCTCAGGGATGGCGAGAGAGCGATAAGGACGAGAGCTTCTCCACGCAGGATCTTCGCTCAGCCCTCCTCAAGCCCCTGCGGCTCTTCGCCCGCCCCTCGCCACCCGTCGCCGTCCGGAGGAACGAAGCCCCTCAGCCTGGAGCCGTTCAGGACCCGTGGACCTGGCTGTCCAACCGCACCGATAATGAAGAGACTCTGGCCAGAGCCAAACGCCGACCCATCGTAAAGACAGGAAAGTTCAAGAAGATGTTCGGCTGGGGCGATTTCCACTCCACCATCAAAACCATCAAGCTGAACCTGCTGATCACGGGGAAGATAGTGGACCACGGGAACGGGACCTTCAGCGTCTACTTCCGCCACAACTCCACGGGCCTGGGGAACGTGTCCGTGAGCCTGGTGCCACCGTCCAAGGTGGTCGACTTCGAGATCATCCAGCAGGAGACTGTGGACATTTCCAAGGACGGTAAAGCCTTTAACTGCAGGGTGGAGTACGAGAAGACGGACCGCAGCAAGAGGACGTCCCTGTGCAGCCACGACTCGGCCCGGGTCTGCTTCCAGGAGCAGACTCAGAGCCATGTCTCCTGGCTCTGCTCCAAGCCATTTAAAGTCATCTGCATCTACATAGACTTCTTCAGCGCCGACTACAAGCTGGTCCAGAAGGTCTGTCCGGACTACAACTACCACAGCGACACGCCCTACACCTCCATGGGATAG
- the si:ch211-227n13.3 gene encoding uncharacterized protein si:ch211-227n13.3: MRRSGASVPPRLRRQKPDQSDVKTSPEKDVRTKTSRRMRKVKAGPLRNKFNPDSFCSDSEGSGVSDGVDRAVTSPVPVLVDLTGEPERLVEVGGAQNQQDVVLLSSGEEGQIRRLELVKFGRSSEDPVGKVVLPPQSLAEDTLKTIRLKNEASGRNPLSDSIGTILIERWDSQSDEASAEGSVVSGPGSPHSVLSSLRCRDCRTLFTKIRRQRPPKTRKRDYDPASLSCDEWLLIKTWHPKRRRQERGKLWTHLKRIRKLVLELSGCAMKNTVTCSRPHVFLQRNLRRCRRMTSDSKAKPRQRRRPRKKILWPPLGSRRRVKRKTFERDDSLDQLFPLDLTASNNARQDQPASRDDRSEPQEQERVLKHVVRDFTGVPDLPEGTRRELRFEDLFSALPIESQKPQQGILQRNRGRRKTNTSQTDLPANELDYSRAKNLLCGDSDEFRTPTDLSTLESKVVRKSHSSSFFSSGNSFSAEQRGSFRSMLAAVEKSHNRIIKESHS; the protein is encoded by the exons ATGAGGAGGTCTGGGGCTTCAGTCCCACCTCGTCTCCGACGACAAAAACCTGATCAAAGCGACGTCAAAACTTCTCCCGAAAAAGATGTGAGAACTAAAACTAGCAGACGGATGAGGAAAGTGAAGGCGGGTCCACTGAGAAATAAATTCAATCCGGACTCGTTCTGCTCGGACAGTGAGGGTTCTGGAGTGAGTGATGGCGTGGACCGGGCCGTGACCTCGCCCGTACCTGTGCTTGTTGATCTCACTGGTGAACCTGAACGTCTGGTTGAGGTTGGTGGAGCTCAGAATCAGCAGGATGTTGTTCTGCTCTCGTCTGGTGAGGAGGGTCAGATCAGACGGTTGGAGTTGGTGAAGTTTGGGCGGAGCTCGGAGGATCCGGTGGGTAAAGTTGTCTTGCCGCCGCAGTCTCTGGCAGAAGACACACTGAAAACAATCCGACTGAAAAACGAAGCTTCAGGACGAAACCCGCTCTCTGATAGTATCGGTACGATTCTGATTGAGAGGTGGGACAGTCAGTCGGACGAGGCGAGCGCTGAGGGATCGGTGGTGTCGGGTCCCGGCTCCCCTCACAGTGTCCTAAGCTCACTGAGGTGCAGAGACTGCAGGACACTCTTCACCAAAATCAGGAGACAAAGACCTCCGAAAACTAGGAAACGGGACTATG ATCCAGCCTCTTTATCATGTGATGAATGGCTGCTTATTAAGACTTGGCATCCAAAGCGACGGAGGcaagagagagg AAAGTTGTGGACGCATCTGAAGCGGATCAGAAAGCTGGTGCTGGAGCTTTCGGGTTGTGCCATGAAAAACACAGTCACCTGTTCTAGACCTCACGTCTTCCTGCAGAG GAATTTGCGTCGCTGCAGGAGAATGACCTCTGACAGCAAAGCCAAGCCACGACAGCGCCGCCGACCCAGGAAGAAAATCCTGTGGCCTCCTCTGGGTTCCAGAAGAAGAGTAAAGAGAAAAACGTTTGAAAGAGATGATTCCTTAGATCAGCTTTTCCCTTTAGACCTCACCGCCTCCAACAACGCCCGCCAGGACCAGCCTGCGAGCCGCGATGATCGCTCTGAACCACAAGAGCAGGAGAGAGTTCTTAAACACGTCGTCCGGGACTTTACCGGCGTTCCGGACCTACCGGAGGGAACACGCAGGGAACTGAGATTTGAGGATCTGTTCAGTGCCCTGCCGATAGAGTCACAGAAACCACAGCAGGGGATCctacagagaaacagaggaagaagaaaaaccAATACAAGTCAAACAGATCTCCCAGCAAATGAACTGGATTATTCCAGAGCAAAAAATCTGCTGTGTGGGGATTCAGACGAGTTCAGAACCCCTACAGATCTCTCCACTTTGGAGTCGAAGGTTGTCAGAAAGAGTCACTCATCATCGTTCTTTTCGTCTGGAAACTCGTTCAGTGCGGAACAGCGGGGCAGCTTCAGGTCCATGTTAGCGGCGGTGGAGAAGAGTCACAACCGGATTATTAAAGAATCTCACAGTTGA